TGACAGTCTCGTAAAAAATCAAGCAGACTACATCTTGGCCAACGATTTAGCGGATATTAGTCCGACTAGACACGGTGCCTATCTCATCGATAGAGAACAGGCCTATCCCGCTCAGACCAAGGAAGAAATAGCTGACTTGATTATAGAAAAACTATTGGAGAAAAGGAGATAATATGGCCCGTATTACCCTAGCCGTTACAGGTTCTATATCCGCTTATAAAGCAGCAGACTTAACTAGCCAACTAGGAAAACTAGGCCACTCCGTCACGGTCCTAATGACTACTGCTGCCACCCAATTCATTACACCGCTAACCTTACAGGCTTTGTCCAAAAATTTGGTTCATACAGATGTGATGTTGGAGGAAAATCCTAGCTCTATCAAGCACATTGATATTGCCAAGCAAACAGATATCTTTCTAGTAGCACCTGCTTCTGCCCAGACGATTGCCAAACTCTCCTATGGCTTTGCTGACAACATTGTTACTGCTGTAGCCTTAGCCTTACCTAGCACTACACCCAAGTTGATTGCACCAGCCATGAATACCAATATGTACCTCAATCCTGCTACCCAAGAAAATCTCAAACGATTGCAAACGTATGGCTTTGAGGAAATTTCACCGAAGGAATCTCTACTTGCTTGTGGTGATGTCGGAGTTGGTGCCCTTGCGGATATTGATGTTATTTTAGAGAAAGTGAGTGATATCCTTCATGAGACAAACTAAATCTACGCAAATTGCAACCCTAGCTATTTTCTTTGCCACAATGATTGTGATTGACATTCTCAGCTCTGTCATTTTTAATCTTTTGCCAGTCCCAATCAAACCAACGATTGTCCATATCCCAGTCATTGTTGCCTCCATTCTATATGGTCCTAAGATTGGCGCAACTCTAGGAGGAATGATGGGCATATTGAGTGTGGTTCATAATACGATTATGCTCTTACCTACTAGCTATCTCTTTTCTCCTTTCGTTGAAAACGGGCAATGGTATTCTTTGGTTGTCGCTATTCTTCCTCGTATATTGATTGGGGTAACGCCATACTTTATCTATCGCTTATCACAAAAGCGACTAGGCCTTCTCATTTCTGGAGCTATCGGCTCATTGACCAATACTGTCTTTGTTCTAGGAAGCATCTTTTTCCTATTTTCATCTGTCTATAATGGTAATATCCAAGCAATGTTAACAACTATTATTGGGACAAATTCGATTGCAGAAATGCTGATTGCAGCCTTTCTGACAGTGGCTATTGTACCGACCTTGCAAAAAGCAAAAAAATAAATACGAAAATCACGTGAAAGCGTGCTTTTTCTTTTCAAAAATGATATAATGAAAGCGTTTAATAGAATACTATATAAAAGGAGAATGACAATGACATATCAAGAACAATATCAAGCATGGCTCAACTATGCAGAGCTTCCTGACTATCTACAGGAAGACTTGCGCAATATGGATGAAAAGACCAAAGAAGATGCCTTTTATACGTCTCTTGAGTTTGGAACAGCTGGTATGCGTGGGTTGATTGGAGCTGGTACTAACCGAATCAACATTTACGTCGTGCGTCAAGCAACAGAAGGTTTAGCACGCCTTATCGAATCAAAAGGTCAAGAAGCCAAAGATAGAGGGGTTGCCATTGCCTATGACTCTCGCCACTTCTCTCAAGAATTTGCCTTTGACGCAGCTCGTGTCCTTGCTGAACATGGCATCAAAGCCTATGTTTTTGAAGAATTGCGCCCAACACCAGAACTATCATTTGCAGTTCGTCATCTCCAAACAGTTGCTGGAATCATGATTACGGCAAGTCACAACCCTGCTCCATACAACGGTTATAAAGTATACGGTGAAGATGGCGGTCAAATGCCACCTGCTGATGCCGATGCCCTTACAGACTATATTCGTGACATCACAGATCCATTTGCCATTGCTGTAGCTGATTTGGAAGCTGCCAAAGAACGCAATCTCATCGAAGTTATCGGTGAAGCAGTCGATAGCGAATACCTCAAAGAAATCAAAGATGTCAATATCAACCAAGACCTCATTAACGAGTATGGTCGGGATATGAAGATTGTCTTTACACCACTACATGGTACAGGTGAAATGCTAGCTCGTCGTGCCCTTGCCCAAGCAGGTTTTGAATCTGTCCAAGTCGTAGAAAGCCAAGCAAATCCTGATCCAAACTTCTCAACAGTCAAATCACCAAACCCAGAAAGTCAATCTGCCTTTGCCCTTGCTGAAGAATTAGGCCGTCAAGTTGATGCAGATGTCTTGGTCGCAACAGATCCAGATGCTGACCGCCTCGGAGTTGAAATTCGCCAAGCAGACGGTAGCTACCGCAACCTTTCTGGTAACCAAATCGGAGCCCTCATTGCCAAATACATCTTGGAAGCCCACAAACAAGCTGGTACCCTTCCAGCAAATGCTGCTCTAGCAAAATCAATTGTGTCAACTGAACTCGTGACCAAAATTGCAGAGAGCTACGGCGCAACTATGTTCAATGTCTTGACTGGTTTTAAATTTATCGCAGAAAAGATCCAAGAATTTGAAGAAAAACACAACCATACCTATCTATTTGGTTTTGAGGAAAGTTTCGGCTACCTTATCAAGCCATTTGTACGTGACAAAGATGCCATTCAAGCCGTTCTAATTGTTGCTGAAATTGCCGCCTACTACCGCTCTAAAGGCTTGACCTTGGCAGATGGCATTGACCAAATTTTTGAAGAATATGGCTACTATGCAGAAAAAACCATTTCTGTAACCCTATCAGGTGTTGACGGAAAAGCGGAAATCAAGAAGATTATGGACAAATTCCGTGGCAATGCTCCAACAGAATTTAACAAGACAGCCATTGCCCTCTTGGAAGATTTCCAAGAACAAACAGCTACTGATAAGGAAGGTAATGTCTCAGCCTTGACAACTCCACCAAGTGATGTATTGAAATACACCTTAACAGACGATTCTTGGTTCGCCGTTCGTCCGTCTGGAACAGAACCAAAAATCAAGTTCTACATTGCAACTGTGGGAACGGATATGGCTGATGCAGAAGCAAAAATCGCTGCTATTGAAGCAGAAATTAACGCATTTGTGAAAGAATAACAAAAAAGAGGCGATTGCCTCTTTTTTGTTATGTCTTAAAATCAGGAAAAGTCCACCAATAAGGAAGTGATTATTTTGGAAAAAAATAAGATAATGTGTTATAGGTCTATTAGCTCCCCTTCAAATTCTTATCGACACTTATCTCTTTCGATTACAAACCAAATTCTATAGTTCGTGCATGATTCTTTATACATATTATAGTAATCCGTATAGGGCAGCTTGATGTATTTTGCTTGAGTTCAAGAAGGGACCCCAAGCTTAGATAAGATAAAACAAGATGGACTTTTCCCCTTACTTCTTCTCCTTAGAGAAGAGTTTGTAAGCAATTGTAAGTAACTACTCCTTTCACATTCAGCAAAAGCTCTTTCCCTTTTTCACCCCCATCATATCATTTTTATAAAGCATTTTCAAGTATTTATATGCTAGAAAAAAAGGTTTTCTATTTTCTTTCTTGCTTACCTGCCAGATAACTATTCCACATTTTTTGCTGTGGTTTAGCAAAGGGATAACGATGAAAATCCTCAACTGAAATCCACTGGAGTTCCCGATTCTTTGGAAGAAAGCCTGCTATTGCGATTCCTTCTAGTAATTCAATCTGCCACTTGCGATGACTAAAGATATGTTGCACAGGAGCAAATCTTTCAGATTGCCACTCCACTTCTAATGGGTAGATTTTATGAAATTCCTGTCTGACATCTACTTGCGGACTAGCTTCTGCAACTTCAAAAAGAGAGAGCTGCGGAGGAATTGCCTCAGCTTTCTCCACTAAAGGAAAAGACCAAAATCCTGCCAGTAAGTTAGACTCTTGGTTTTTCTCTAACAAAAATTCGTTTTTCTCATTGCGAATAATAAAGGCTTGATAAGTAACTGGAATCGGCTTTTTCTTGGGTGCCTTAATCGGATATTTGTCCATGGTTCCGTTGAGATAGGCCGCACTAAAATCCTTAACTGGGCTTTCTTCAGGTCTGGGATTAGTAGGAGATTCGATATCAGACCCCAAATCCATCAGAGCTTGATTAAAATCCCCCGGTCTTTCTGGATCAATCAATTCTTCCATCATGGCCTGAAAAATCTTGCGGTTCGCAGGCACGCCAATATCATAATCTACTTCAAACAAGCGACTCAAAACCCGCATGACATTCCCATCCACAGCTGGTTCTGGTAAGTCAAAGGCAATGCTAGCAATAGCTCCAGCAGTATAGGGGCCAATTCCTTTTAAACTCGCAATGCCTACATAGGTGGTAGGAAATCTGCCTTCAAAATCTGATACCATTTGCTGGGCAGCCTCTTGCATATTGCGTACTCGTGAATAGTAGCCCAAACCTTCCCAGAGTTTTAAAATGACTTCCTCAGGTGCTGTCGCCAAATCCTGTATGGTCGGCAAGTGATATAAAAAGCGTTCATAATAAGGTTTGACCGTATCAACGCGTGTTTGCTGCAACATAATTTCTGACACCCAGATAGCATAGGGATCCTTGGTACGGCGCCAAGGCAGGTCTCGCTTATGAGCATCATACCAGTCCAGTAGAGCCTTGCGAAAGGCTACTATCTTTTCTTGTGGCCACATTTCAATGCCATATTTCTTCAAATCAATCATAAGACCAGTATACCATAAACATTGCCACTCTCTCCAGAAGCTAGACTTAAGAAAATGGATGTGTCCTCACTCTACTCACAACTAAGTCTGTAAAAAATGCAAGAAAAAACACCAGACTTGACATATAGTCTCAGAATGTAGACAAACCTCACAATTCAGAAAAATATTACATATGATATTTCATTTTCTGTAGTTTTAAGGTTAGAAAATTTGCGAGCGTAGCGAGCACAATACCGCCACCTCCGCCGTGCTAAAAGTGGGAGTGAGACAGAAGTTGTGATTTCGTTGAAATCGATTATCCTCGCTCCTTTGTTTCTGGGCTCGGGCTAAAATAATCCACTGGATTATTTTACTACGAAGGAAGTCGCTGATGTCCGAAAGCACATGAGGATGGTGGCAATAAAAAGACTTTTTCTTCAAGCTGAGACTTGACATAAAGTCTACGTTTTTTTAATGAAGAATGCAAAACTTAAAACAATGTCTAGGTTTTTTCAACGAAACATGCGAGACTTGCAGCATAGTCTGGCTTTTTTTCATAGAAAATGAAAAACTTGAAACATTGTCTAAGTTTTTTCCAATGAAGAATACAAGACTTGAAGCAATGTCTAGGTTTTTTAGTGAAGAATGCAAGACTAGCACTAGAGGAAGCCAAATTGGCAGATTGCTCCTTTTTCGTCTACTACAGCTAAGAGAGAAATACAAAACTAGAGAAGGATAATTTAAGATAACTATCTTGTTAATTTTCACATACTTTACTCTCATCGATTGGAAAATAAAAAAAAGGAAGCGAGAGGCAATCGTGATTTCATAGAAATCAACTGCCTCACTCCTTTATTCATCTTACTAGAGTTATCCATGAGCCGCTTCAAGACTTCTCTCAATTTCACTCTCTTGACTCATTTGCATATGATAGTAAAATCCTTTGGCCTGCATGAGCTGCTTGTGATTTCCTTGCTCTACGATTTTTCCAGCTACCATAACGAGAATCAGGTCAGCCGACTGAATGGTCGATAGGCGATGGGCAATGATAAAACTCGTTCTACCCTGCATCAAGCGTTCAAAGGCCTGTTGCACGAGAATTTCTGTCCGCGTATCGATAGAGGATGTCGCTTCATCTAAAATCAAAATTTTAGGCAAACTGACAAAAACACGAGCAATGGATAACAATTGTCGCTGTCCTTGTGAAAGGGAAGCTCCACCGTCAGTTAATTCCGTATCATAACCTTGAGGTAGTTGGCGGATAAAGAAATCGGCATTCGCAGCCTTAGCTGCTGCTACTACTTCATCACGTGTCACCTCGGGATAACCATAGGCAATATTTTCATGAATCGTTGCTGACTTAATCCACGTTTCCTGTAACACCATGCCAATCTGCCGTCTGAATTCTTCACGGCTATAGTGTGAAATAGGTACCTGATCTAGTAAAATCTGTCCCTTATTCACCTCATAAAAGCGCATCAAGAGATTGATGACAGTTGACTTTCCTGCACCAGTAGGCCCCACGATCGCAACTCTAGCACCAGCAGGAACAGTTATATTTAATCCTTCAATCAAAGGCTGGTCAGGCTGATAGGAAAAATCGACCTCTTTAAATTGAATCTGACCAGCTACCGCTTCTTCTAGGAGTGGGGGCTTCTTTTCATCCTGTAGAGATTCTTGATTGACAATCTCAAAGAGTCGCTCCGCACAGACCAAGGCACTCTGCAATTCGGATAAGACAGAAGAAATATCATTAAAGGGCTTCGTATACTGACTAGCATAACTCAAAAAGGTTGTTAGCTCTCCTACCGTAAAATTTCCTGTCATAATTCGAAGCGCGCCCAGTCCAGCCAATAAAGCATAGATAAGAGCATTGATAAAACGCGTTGTGGGATTACTGGTTGCAGAAGCAAAAATCGCTGCTTGCGAATAACGGGCATAAGCCTGATTGGAATGCCCAAACCGTGTCACAAACTGCTCTTGGGCATTGAAGGATTGAATCAAGGACAACTGACGAATGCTTTCTTCCAACAATTTGGTCTGCTGGCCACGAGACTCTGTTTGTTTCTGGTAATAGCCATAGCTTTTTTGGGCAATAAAGCGAGCAACAAATAGAGACAACGGAGTCAGCACAACTACCAGAATCATCATGGTTTGATCTAGCCTTGCCATACTAAAAATCGTCATGAAAATCGTCATCATTCCAAGCAAAAATTGACTGAAAATCATGGTCAAACCATTGGTTAATTGCTCACTATCAGTCGAAATACGGGCAACCATATCTCCAATACTCTGCCGATCAAGATAAGCTAAAGGCAGGGAATGCATTTTTTCATACACCTCTTGACGCAATTCATTTATCAAACGAAAAATCAATTGATTAATGAAAAGTGGCAGACAGAATTGAACAAGCGTATTGGTTAGAATCACAAAAATCATGCTAAACAGCAAATCTCTAAAGAGAGCTGAATGCCCCTTGATGAAAACAGCATCAACAGCTTGACCGATTAAAACAGGTAGGTAGACCGATAAGATTACTTGAACGAGACTACCAAGTACAATCAACGAAAGATGAAGAGGTTGCCGCAACATACGAGACACAAGTTGTCTCAAACTAGTATTAGAGCTCATGAGATACCTCCTGACCATGTTGAGACTGGTCGATTTCTTGATAGATGGCACAAGTTACCAATAAGTCCTCATGACTGCCTAAACCAACTTGTTTTCCCTGATCTAAGACCAAAATCTGATCTGCCTGTGCTAGGCTATTTGTCCGCTGAGAAATCATAATCAGCAATCTGTCCGGTAAATGACTGATGGCATCCAATAATCTTCTTTCTGTCAAATAGTCCAAGGCTGATGTTGCATCATCTAATACCAAAATAGGAGCTTGTTGAAGAAGAGCCCGCGCAATGGTCAGACGCTGGCGTTGGCCTCCGGAAAAGTTCCGTCCAAATGCTTCAACACTCGCTTCTAAACCACCCTTTTCAAGTACAAAATCCTTGGCCTGCGCCATTTCTAAGACCTGCCATAGGTCATCCTCAGAGGCAGACTGCTTGCCCAGCAAGAGATTCGAACGAATGGTCCCACTAAAGAGTTGGGCTTGTTGTCCTACCAAAGCAAACTGCTCGCGCCATTCTTTCAAGTTGACTGGCGAGTGCCCATCTGGTTTAAAGAGAGAGAGATGATGGGGCTCAACTGGGTAGAGGTGCAACAACAGATCAACCAAAGTAGACTTCCCCGAACCCGTTCCCCCTATTATTCCCAAAAATTCTCCTTTTTTCGCACGAAAAGAAAGGGCTGTCAAGGCATTTTCTGCTGCTTTCGGATAGGCAAAGGATACATCTTGCGCAACAAGAATCCAATCTGTTGAAATACTCGAATAAGAAAAAGGCTGTTCAATATCTTCTGATTCTTGTTCAACTATCTCATTTATGCGACTAGCGCTAATAAAACTCTGATTTAGCGTTGAAATGACCATGACCATTTTGACCAATTCCACCAAAATTTGTGATAAATAATTGATTAAGGCAACTAATTTTCCTTGATTTAACAATCCCTGACCAACGATCAATCTTCCTTGAACAATCAAAACAATCAAGGTTCCATTGACGATAAAAAAAGTCGCTGGTGAAAGAAAAGACGACCAAAAACCGGCTGTCAGCTGTTCTCGAGTATAGATCTGGTTTAACTGCTGAAAAACTGTGATTTCGCGTAAGGCTTGTCCAAAAGCACGAATCACTCGTATTCCTGTAAGCGTCTCACGAACTTGTCCAACTAAACGGTCTAAACTGCTGCGCATCAAGGCGTAAAACTTGCTTGCCATAACCGAAACAAGCGATACGATTAAGAACAAGAGAGCAATCATCATCAGAAAATAGACTGACAAGCCCGGACTGATAGAAAAAGCCATGATTAAGGAACCAAACACGATAATTGGGGCTCTTAGAAAAAGACGTAAAAAGATATTGATTCCTGTTTGAATCTGTAAGGTATCACTTGATAATCGTGTGAGCAAACTATCACTTGATAGCAAATCACGACTCGCTTTAGGTAAAGAAAGAACCTTCTTGTACAAATCCTCTGTCAATTCCTTGGTGTAGCCTACTGCTGCTTTAGCTGAATAGTATTGGGCAATAACAGCCACAATCACACCGATAACTGCTAAAAGGACCAATAACAAAATCATAGCAACCAACTGACTGTGATTGCTATGAGGAATAACTGTATCAATAATAAAAGCAATGATAAGAGGAACTGCTAACTCAAAGCAGGCTTCTAAGAGCTTAAACAAGGGAGCTAAAATTGCTTCCTTCACATAGCCTCTTACATACTTCAGGAATGGCTGCATCTTACTTTTCATTTTCCAATGCTTGGGCAGCTGTAATAATCGCCAATTTATAAATATCATCCGCACTTGATCCACGTGACAAATCATTTACTGGCATATTCAAACCTTGCAAGATTGGACCAATTGCATCAAACATTCCCAAGCGTTGTGCAATTTTATAACCAATATTTCCTGCTTGTAAGTCTGGGAACACAAAGACATTTGCTTGACCTGCTACATCACTATCTGGAGCTTTAATCGCCGCTGTAGCTGGTACAAAGGCTGCATCAAATTGCAATTCTCCATCCAAGGCCAAATCTGGTGCTAATTCTTTCGCAATCCGCGTTGCTTCAACCACCTTGTCTACTTGTGGAGCTTTAGCGCTTCCTTTAGTAGAGAAACTCAACATAGCAACCTTAGGATCAATATCAAAAATAGCTGCTGTTTCTGCTGTATTGACAGCAATTTCTGCTAATTCCTGAGCAGTTGGGTCAATATTGATTGCACAATCAGCAAAGACATAACGCTCACTTGTATTTTCACGGTTCATCAAGAAGACACCTGATGTACGAGAAATACCTGGTTTTGTTTTGATAATTTGAAGAGCTGGACGTACTGTATCAGCAGT
Above is a window of Streptococcus sp. zg-86 DNA encoding:
- a CDS encoding phospho-sugar mutase: MTYQEQYQAWLNYAELPDYLQEDLRNMDEKTKEDAFYTSLEFGTAGMRGLIGAGTNRINIYVVRQATEGLARLIESKGQEAKDRGVAIAYDSRHFSQEFAFDAARVLAEHGIKAYVFEELRPTPELSFAVRHLQTVAGIMITASHNPAPYNGYKVYGEDGGQMPPADADALTDYIRDITDPFAIAVADLEAAKERNLIEVIGEAVDSEYLKEIKDVNINQDLINEYGRDMKIVFTPLHGTGEMLARRALAQAGFESVQVVESQANPDPNFSTVKSPNPESQSAFALAEELGRQVDADVLVATDPDADRLGVEIRQADGSYRNLSGNQIGALIAKYILEAHKQAGTLPANAALAKSIVSTELVTKIAESYGATMFNVLTGFKFIAEKIQEFEEKHNHTYLFGFEESFGYLIKPFVRDKDAIQAVLIVAEIAAYYRSKGLTLADGIDQIFEEYGYYAEKTISVTLSGVDGKAEIKKIMDKFRGNAPTEFNKTAIALLEDFQEQTATDKEGNVSALTTPPSDVLKYTLTDDSWFAVRPSGTEPKIKFYIATVGTDMADAEAKIAAIEAEINAFVKE
- the mutY gene encoding A/G-specific adenine glycosylase yields the protein MIDLKKYGIEMWPQEKIVAFRKALLDWYDAHKRDLPWRRTKDPYAIWVSEIMLQQTRVDTVKPYYERFLYHLPTIQDLATAPEEVILKLWEGLGYYSRVRNMQEAAQQMVSDFEGRFPTTYVGIASLKGIGPYTAGAIASIAFDLPEPAVDGNVMRVLSRLFEVDYDIGVPANRKIFQAMMEELIDPERPGDFNQALMDLGSDIESPTNPRPEESPVKDFSAAYLNGTMDKYPIKAPKKKPIPVTYQAFIIRNEKNEFLLEKNQESNLLAGFWSFPLVEKAEAIPPQLSLFEVAEASPQVDVRQEFHKIYPLEVEWQSERFAPVQHIFSHRKWQIELLEGIAIAGFLPKNRELQWISVEDFHRYPFAKPQQKMWNSYLAGKQERK
- a CDS encoding ABC transporter ATP-binding protein yields the protein MSSNTSLRQLVSRMLRQPLHLSLIVLGSLVQVILSVYLPVLIGQAVDAVFIKGHSALFRDLLFSMIFVILTNTLVQFCLPLFINQLIFRLINELRQEVYEKMHSLPLAYLDRQSIGDMVARISTDSEQLTNGLTMIFSQFLLGMMTIFMTIFSMARLDQTMMILVVVLTPLSLFVARFIAQKSYGYYQKQTESRGQQTKLLEESIRQLSLIQSFNAQEQFVTRFGHSNQAYARYSQAAIFASATSNPTTRFINALIYALLAGLGALRIMTGNFTVGELTTFLSYASQYTKPFNDISSVLSELQSALVCAERLFEIVNQESLQDEKKPPLLEEAVAGQIQFKEVDFSYQPDQPLIEGLNITVPAGARVAIVGPTGAGKSTVINLLMRFYEVNKGQILLDQVPISHYSREEFRRQIGMVLQETWIKSATIHENIAYGYPEVTRDEVVAAAKAANADFFIRQLPQGYDTELTDGGASLSQGQRQLLSIARVFVSLPKILILDEATSSIDTRTEILVQQAFERLMQGRTSFIIAHRLSTIQSADLILVMVAGKIVEQGNHKQLMQAKGFYYHMQMSQESEIERSLEAAHG
- the coaC gene encoding phosphopantothenoylcysteine decarboxylase encodes the protein MARITLAVTGSISAYKAADLTSQLGKLGHSVTVLMTTAATQFITPLTLQALSKNLVHTDVMLEENPSSIKHIDIAKQTDIFLVAPASAQTIAKLSYGFADNIVTAVALALPSTTPKLIAPAMNTNMYLNPATQENLKRLQTYGFEEISPKESLLACGDVGVGALADIDVILEKVSDILHETN
- the pta gene encoding phosphate acetyltransferase, whose protein sequence is MGIRSLFGGLREKIVGKQVKIVFPEGNDERVVRAAARLKFEGLIEPIILGNPEEVSTLLAELGFADPQCTVISPEEYADFEAMKEAFVEIRKGKATLEDADKLLRDVNYFGVMLVKMGLADGMVSGAIHSTADTVRPALQIIKTKPGISRTSGVFLMNRENTSERYVFADCAINIDPTAQELAEIAVNTAETAAIFDIDPKVAMLSFSTKGSAKAPQVDKVVEATRIAKELAPDLALDGELQFDAAFVPATAAIKAPDSDVAGQANVFVFPDLQAGNIGYKIAQRLGMFDAIGPILQGLNMPVNDLSRGSSADDIYKLAIITAAQALENEK
- a CDS encoding ABC transporter ATP-binding protein — translated: MQPFLKYVRGYVKEAILAPLFKLLEACFELAVPLIIAFIIDTVIPHSNHSQLVAMILLLVLLAVIGVIVAVIAQYYSAKAAVGYTKELTEDLYKKVLSLPKASRDLLSSDSLLTRLSSDTLQIQTGINIFLRLFLRAPIIVFGSLIMAFSISPGLSVYFLMMIALLFLIVSLVSVMASKFYALMRSSLDRLVGQVRETLTGIRVIRAFGQALREITVFQQLNQIYTREQLTAGFWSSFLSPATFFIVNGTLIVLIVQGRLIVGQGLLNQGKLVALINYLSQILVELVKMVMVISTLNQSFISASRINEIVEQESEDIEQPFSYSSISTDWILVAQDVSFAYPKAAENALTALSFRAKKGEFLGIIGGTGSGKSTLVDLLLHLYPVEPHHLSLFKPDGHSPVNLKEWREQFALVGQQAQLFSGTIRSNLLLGKQSASEDDLWQVLEMAQAKDFVLEKGGLEASVEAFGRNFSGGQRQRLTIARALLQQAPILVLDDATSALDYLTERRLLDAISHLPDRLLIMISQRTNSLAQADQILVLDQGKQVGLGSHEDLLVTCAIYQEIDQSQHGQEVSHEL
- a CDS encoding ECF transporter S component, which gives rise to MRQTKSTQIATLAIFFATMIVIDILSSVIFNLLPVPIKPTIVHIPVIVASILYGPKIGATLGGMMGILSVVHNTIMLLPTSYLFSPFVENGQWYSLVVAILPRILIGVTPYFIYRLSQKRLGLLISGAIGSLTNTVFVLGSIFFLFSSVYNGNIQAMLTTIIGTNSIAEMLIAAFLTVAIVPTLQKAKK